The sequence CGAATGTGATGAGATTGGCGAGCTTTTCAGGGGATTCCGTCGTGACGTTCTCCAGATAGCCCATTTCATCCTTCACTTCGGTCGCGTAGTCACATTCTTCGACCATGCGGTTGATCATCCCCTGGAGGCCCATCTTACGGCCGTCCTCCGGCGAGAAGATCCAGGCGATGCCGTAGTCATGCAGTTCCTTGATTTCCCGCGGGATGATGACCCCGCCGCCGCCTCCGTAGATCTTGATATGGCCTGCGCCGCGTTCGTTCAGGAGGTCATACATGTATTTGAAATACTCGACGTGTCCGCCCTGGTAGGACGAGATCGCAATGCCCTGGACGTCTTCCTGGATCGCCGCGTTGACGACTTCCTCGACACTGCGGTTGTGGCCGAGGTGGATCACTTCCGCGCCGGTCGACTGCAGGATGCGCCGCATGATGTTGATGCTCGCATCGTGTCCATCGAACAGGCTGGATGCCGTCACGAAACGTACGTGATGGACCGGCTTGTAGATTTCCTGCTGGGTTTCTGCTGTTGCCATATTCGTGCACCCCTTTGTGTCCGTTTTCTTCAATCCGCCGCTTCCGGTTTGACGAGCCCGTTCAGCAGCTGTTCCGTCTGGTATTCGATATATTCATCAAGTGAGTACATGCGCTGCACCGTCCATCTGCGGAACGCCCACATCTGCGCCTGGATGACGATGTGATGCGCCGCAAGCGGGATGGCGCGCTCCGGGATCCGGAGTTCGCCAGCGTCGGCGCAGTCACGGACGAGCGACTCGAACAGCGCCGTCATTGCACGCTCCTTCTCGAGCACGTAGTCGAGCGCTTTCGGCGGCAGCGACTTCGATTCCTGATACATGACGACGAATTCGTCATTCAAGTCGTCGACGAGCCGGCAGTACGCATCGATCGCCCGTCTCAGCCCGCCGATGGTCGGCTCTTCGTCGGCGATGCCGGACAGCCTGTGTTGCACTTGGTCGTAGATCATGTCGCAGACGAGGTACAGGACGTCTTCTTTCGTCCGGATGTACTCGTACAGTGTGCCGATACTGAACCCGGCCGCTTTGGCGATCTCGCGTGTCGTCGACCGGTGGAAGCCTTTTTCCTTGAACAGCCGGACGGCGCCCTCGACGATCTGCTCACGCCGCTTCGCGATCAGATCGCCATCCTTCACCGAGGACTTCACTTCGTGTTTCAGTTCCATAGGACGCTCCCCCCTTTACTTCGTCAGCATACGGGAGATGACGAGCCGCTGCACTTCCTGGGTTCCTTCGTAGATCTGGGTGATTTTCGCATCACGCATGAAGCGCTCGACCGGATAATCTTTCGTATAGCCGTAGCCGCCGTACACCTGGACCGCTTCCGTCGTCACTTTCATCGCCGTGTCGCCGGCCATCAGTTTCGCCATGGCAGACGCTTTGCCGTATGGCAGATTGTTCGATTCAAGCCAAGCCGCTTGGTACGTCAGCAGGCGTGATGCTTCCGTCGCTGTCGCCATGTCGGCGAGCTTAAAGCCGATGCCCTGGTTGGCTGCGATCGGCTTGCCGAACTGGACGCGCTCTTTCGCGTAATCCGTCGCCGCATCGAGTGCGCCCTGTGCGATGCCGACCGCCTGTGCAGCGATGCCGTTCCGGCCGCCGTCGAGCGTTTTCATGGCGATGATGAAGCCCTGGCCCTCTTCACCGAGCATGTTCTCTTTCGGCACCCGGCAGTTGTCGAAGATGATTTCGGTAGTCGGTGATGAGCGGATGCCGAGTTTCTTCTCTTTCTTGCCGACCGAGAAGCCCGGGAAGTCGCTTTCGACGATGAACGCCGTCGTGCCTTTGTGCTTCGATTCCGGATCGGTGACCGCGAAAACGATGTAGATATCCGCGATGCCGCCGTTTGTGATGAAGATCTTCGAGCCGTTCAGGACATAGTCATCCCCGTCGAGCTTCGCCGTCGTCTTCATGCCGCCTGCGTCCGAGCCTGAGCCCGGTTCCGTGAGACCGTATGCCCCGATTTTCGTTCCTTCCGCCATAGGACGCAGGTATTTCTGCTTCTGCTCTTCCGTTCCGTATTTGAACACCGGCCAGCCGGCGAGTGACGTGTGCGCGGAAAGTGTCACGCCTGTCGATGCACAGACACGGGACAGTTCCTCGACTGCGATGACATATGCAAGGTAGTCGCTGCCGATGCCGCCGTATTCCTCGGGCCATGGGATCCCCGTCAGGCCGAGTTCCGCCATCTTGTCGAACAGCTCCCGGTCGAAGCGTTCTTCCTCGTCACGTTCGGCCGCAGTCGGCGCGACGTCCTTCTCCGCGAAATCGCGGACCATCTTGCGGATCATTTCATGCTCTTCGGACAGTTGGAAATTCATGGTGAGTTCCTCTTTTCTGTTGGATTTGGTGATGTGGGGCGGGGGGCTTGAGCGTTCCGTGGTTTGCTTGATCGCTTCGCCGCCTGCTTGAGCGTTTCGCTGCCTGCTTGAGCGTTTCACGGTTTGCTTGAGCGTTCCGCTGCCTGCTTGAGCGTTTCACGGTTTGCTTGAGCGTTCCGCCGCCTGCTTGAGCGCCCCGGCTCCCCTATGGTTTATCGCAATGCAATCACTTGGTCAGGTGTTTGGAGATGACGATGCGCTGGATTTCGCTCGTGCCTTCGTAGATCTGCGTCACTTTGGCGTCGCGGAAGAAGCGCTCGGCAGGATAGTCTTTCGTGTAGCCGTAGCCGCCGAATACCTGGACGGCTTCGATGGCGTTGTCCATCGCTGCCTGCGAGGCGAACAGTTTCGCCATGGAGGCTTCTTTCGCGCACGATTTGCCTTCAGCACGCAGCGCGGCCGCCCGGTAGACGAGCAGGCGTGCGGCTTCGGCGGCGGTCGCCATGTCAGCGAGCTTGAAGCCGATGCCCTGGTTGGCGGCGATCGGCTTGCCGAACTGCACGCGTTCTTTCGCATAGTCGGAAGCGGCTTCGAGGGCCGCTTCCGCAATACCGAGCGCCTGCGCGGCGATGCCGATCCGGCCGACGTCGAGGTTCGCCATCGCAATCTTGAATCCTTCGCCTTCTGCGCCGAGCCGGTTCTCTTCCGGCACGAACATGTCTTCGAACGTCAGCTGGACGGTGCGCGAGCCGTGCATGCCCATCTTCTCTTCGTTCTTGCCGACGATCAGACCCGGTGTCTCACTGTCGACGATGAACGCCGAAATGCCGTACGTCCCTTTCGACGGATCGGTTGCGGCGAAGACGATGTAGACGTTCGCCTCCCCGCCATTCGTGATGAATACTTTGGAGCCGTTCAGCACGTAACCGCCGTCTTTTTTCACGGCACGCGTCTTCAGCGAGCCGGCATCCGACCCGGCGGACGGTTCCGTCAGGCAGAACGCACCGAGCCACTCGCCTGCTGCCATCTTCGGCAGGTAGTGCTGTTTCTGTGCTTCACTGCCGAAGTAGAGGATCGGGTTCTGGCCGACCGATGTGTGGACGGACAGGATGACGCCGACCGTCGCATGCATTTTCGATAATTCATGGATAGCGCTTATGTAGGACACGAAGTCCATGCCGGCGCCGCCGTATTGTTCCGGCATCGTGATGCCCATGAGGCCGAGCTCCCCCATCTTCCGAACGATCTCCGTCGGGAATTCATCCGACTCAAGGTTCGGGATGAACGGCTCGATTTCCGCCTTGGCAAAGTCCTTGACGAGTTTCCGCATCATCTGCTGTTCTTCGGTGAACTGGAAATCCATTGTTTCGTCTCCTTTTATGTGTACGAGTAGAAGCCCCGTCCGGATTTTTTGCCGAGCCAGCCGGCGTTAACGTACTTGCGGAGCAGGGCGCACGGACGGTATTTTGGATCGCCGTAGCCTTCCTGCAGCGTCTCCATGATGTAGAGGCATGTGTCGAGTCCGATGAAATCGGCGAGCTGGAGCGGTCCCATCGGATGGTTCATGCCGAGCTTCATGACTTCGTCGATCGCTTCTTTCGTTGCAACGCCTTCCTGCAGCGTGAAGATCGCTTCGTTGATCATCGGCATGAGGACGCGGTTTGCGACGAATCCCGGGAAGTCATTCACTTCGACCGGCACTTTGGAGAGTTTCTTCGTCATGTCCTCAACCGCCTGGTAGACGCCGTCCGATGTCGCCAGGCCGCGGATGATCTCGACGAGTTTCATGACCGGCACGGGGTTCATATAGTGCATGCCGATGACCTGTTCCGGGCGTTTCGTGACTGCGGCAATCTCCGTGATCGGCAGCGACGAGGTGTTCGTCGCAAGGATCGCGTGAGCCGGTGCGATGTCATCGAGCTGCTTGAAGATGGATTTTTTGACCTCCATGTTCTCGACAGCCGCCTCGATGACGATGTCGACGTGCTTTGCATCCTGGATGTCGAGCGACTTTGTGAGTCGTCCGAGGACTGCAGCCTTTTCGTCTTCGGTCATACGCCCTTTTTCCACATTGCGGGCGAGGTTCTTTTCGATGACGCCGATCCCTTTTGCATAGGATTCTTCCTTGACGTCATTCAGGTAGACATTGAAGCCGGCCTGCGCGCACACTTGCGCGATGCCGCCGCCCATCTGTCCTGCGCCGATCACCATTACGTTTTGAATGTCCATTTGCTGTCATCCTTTCGAGTCGTTTCTGTATGTGATGAAGCCCGGCTGCCTGCGGGAACCCATGCAGCTGCTCATAAACTCTGGTTTTTGCTCATAAATCCGCTGAAATGATCATAAAACGCGGGAACCGCTCATAAACTTGCCGATTCGCTCATAAATTGGGATTTGCGCTCATAAACTCACAAAAGTGATCATAAACTTCAGTTTCCGCTCATAACCGGGCCCGACGTGATCATACCTTTGCTGAGCCTGCCTTCACCCCTGCTTCGGCACTTCGATCATGATGGCGTCGCCCTGGCCGCCGCCGGAGCAGATCGCCGCGATGCCGATGCCGCCGCCGCGGCGTTTCAGTTCGTAGGCGAGCGTCAGGATGATGCGTGCCCCGCTTGCGCCGATCGGGTGGCCGAGGGCGACCGCGCCGCCGTGGACGTTCACTTTCTCGGGGTCAAGTTTTGCAATGTCAGAGCTTGCGAGTGCAACAACTGCGAACGCTTCGTTGATCTCGAACAGGTCGATCTCATCAGCCGATTTGCCGGTCTTTTTCAGGATTTCATTGATGACGAGGCCCGGTGTCTGCGGGAAGTTCTCGGGTTCGATGGCGACTTCTGCGTGGCCGATGACGGTTGCGAGCACTTCTTTCCCTTCACGTTCCGCCCGCTCGTCACTCATGAGAACCATCGCACAGGCGCCGTCGTTGACGCCCGGTGCGTTCCCCGCGGTGACAGAACCGTCCTTGCCGAATGCCGGGCGCAGCTTCGCGAGCACGTCGAGCGACGTCTCTTTCCGCGGCGCTTCGTCCTGGCTCGCGACGACCGCATCGCCTTTCCGCTGCGGGATCTCGACGGAGATGATCTCTTCCGCGAAGATGCCGTCCTCCATCGCTTTCACCGCACGTTCGTGGCTGCGGAGCGCCCATTCGTCCTGGCGCTCGCGCGTCACGCTGAATTCGTCGGCGGTCTTGTTGCCGAATGTCCCCATGTGCGCATGACCCGGTGCGAATGAATCCGACAGGCCGTCGTAGATCATGCCGTCGATCAGCTGGGCATCCCCCATACGGAGACCGAAGCGTGCGTTCGGCAAGTAATACGGCGCGTTCGACATCGACTCCATGCCGCCTGCGACGATCACTTCCTCGTCACCGAGCCGGATGAGCTGGTCGGCGAGGGTGACGCTGCGCATGCCGGATGCACATACTTTGTTGACCGTCTCCGTCTTGACGTTCCACGGAATACCGCCTTTCACCGCTGCCTGACGTGAAGGGATCTGCCCCTGCCCCCCCTGCAGGACCGTTCCCATGATGACTTCATCGACCTGGTCGGGTGCGACGCCCGCCCGTTTCAACGCTTCTTCGATCGCGATGCCCCCGAGGTCGCTCGCCGTCTTCGACATGAGCGCGCCCCCCATTTTTCCGAAAGGTGTGCGTGCGCCGTCAATGAGTACTGTTTTTGCCATTTGTGTCATCCCCCAGTTTTTTGATAGCGTTTTCATTTCCATGATGAACGAGCGACTGAACGCTCGCTCGGCGTAAGTTCGGAAGAAAGGGGAAGCACCGGTGCTCCCCCTTTTCCATGACCGACAATTCTGTTCTGTATGACTGTCTTAATTGTAGAACAAGTCTTGCAAACTCGCAAATCATTTATTGCAGCACCGGCTCCTGTTCCGTTTCTGCCGGCTGCAGGTTTTCCTCCCCGAATACCGAGCGCTCGAGCAGCTCTGCGATATCATATGTGCCGACCGAATCTTCGACTTCGATGGCTTTCGTGCCGTCCGACAGCATCGTCAGGCAGTACGGACAGCCGGATGAGATGATGCCCGGCGTCACTTCCATCGCCTGCTCGGTGCGGGCGACGTTGATGCGGTGGCCGGCATCCTCTTCCATCCACATGAGCCCTCCGCCGGCGCCGCAGCACATGCCGTCCTGGCGGTTCCGCTTCATCTCGACCAGGTTGACACCCGGGATGGCCTTCAGGATGTCACGCGGTGCGTCGTAGACGTCGTTGTAGCGGCCGAGGTAGCACGAATCATGGAACGTGATCGTTTCGTCGATCGCGTGCTTCGGCTGGAGCTTCCCTTTTTTGACCAGCTTATTCAGAAGTTCCGTATGGTGGAACACCTGGGCTTCGAAACCGAAGTCCGGATACTCGTTCTTGAAGATATTGAAGGCGTGCGGATCGATCGTGACGATCTTCGTGACGCCCGCTTTCTCGAATTCCGCGATGTTGGCCGTCGCCAGTTCCTGGAATAAAAACTCATTCCCGAGACGGCGCGGTGTGTCGCCGGAGTTCTTCTCTTTGTTGCCGAGGATTGCGAATGACACGCCTGCTTCGTTCAACAGGTGCGCAAATGACAGCGCGATCTTCTGCGAGCGGTTGTCGAATGCGCCCATCGAGCCGACCCAAAGCAGGTATTCGAAATCTTCGTCCGCTTTCTTCAGTTCTTTCACGGTCGGGATCTTGAGGTCCGGACGGGCATCCCGCCAGTTCTCCTTCTCTTTCCGGTTCAGTCCCCACGGGTTGCCCTGGCGTTCGATGTTGGTCATCGCGCGCTGGGCGTCCGCGTCCATCTTCCCTTCCGTCATGACGAGGTAGCGGCGGAGGTCGATGATCTTGTCGACGTGTTCGTTCATGACCGGGCATTGGTCTTCACAGTTCCGGCAAGTCGTGCACGCCCAGATCTCCTCTTCCGTGATGACGTCGCCGATCAGGGACGGATTGTAGATGTCGTCCATCGTCGCGCCTTCGAGGCCTGCGGCGAGTGCGATCTGGTTGCCTTTCGTGTTGTTGAACATGACCGACGGCACCCACGGCTTCTGTTTCGTCGTCAGTGCGCCGTAGTTCGTCAGGTTGTCACGCAGTTTCGTGATGAGGTCCATCGGGGACAGCATCTTGCCCGTCCCTGTCGCGGGACACATATTCGTACAGCGTCCGCATTCGACGCAGGCATACAGGTCGATCATCTGCAGCTGGGTGAAGTCGGTGATCTTGCCGACGCCAAGTGCCGGCATCTCGTCTTCATCCTCCACTTCTTCAAGAGCCGCGAAGTCGAGGGGTGCGAGTTTCCCGCGGCGGTCGAACCGCTGCATGTACGTATTGACCGGTCCGGCGATCAGGTGCGCGTGTTTCGACTGCGGCACATAGACGAGGAACGTCAGGAGTGTCAGCAGGTGGACCCACCAGGCGACGAAGAAGATGGCGGCCGCAGCAGTCGGCGGCAGGAAATTGAAAACGGTTGCAATTCCTGATGCCATCGGTTCCGTCCACGTCGTGTCATGGCCGTGCCAGATCAGGTTCATGCCGTTCGCAACGAGTGTCGAAACCATGAGTGTGCCGATGAAGATGAGCACGAGACCCGATTTCCAGCCGCGCTTCAGGCGGACGAGCTTTTCCATGTAGCGGCGGTAGAACGCCCATACAACTGCAACGAGGATGACGGCGACGACGATCTCCTGGAAGAACGTGAAGAACGGATACGCCGGGCCGAGCGGCAGGTGGGAATCCGGCTTGAGCCCTTTCCAGATCAGGTCGATTGCGCCGAACTGCACGAGCAGGAAGCCGTAGAAGAACATGACGTGGATCGAGCCGCTTTTCTTATCTTTCAATAGTTTTTTCTGTCCGAACACATTGACCCAGATCTCTTTGAGGCGGCGCTGGACATTGTTGTCGAACTCTTCCTTCTGACCGAGACGGATGAATTGTGTCCGTGTTTTGACGACGTATGTGAAGAGCGCAAGGCCGTACGCCACGATGGCCAGGAATAGCACCCAGTTGGCGATGAGTAATGGTGACATGAGGTCCTCCCCTTTTTTGTATGATATGAATGTTCTTACTAGTTTAGATGAACACAGGCCGATTGTCGATGGATTATTTACTAGTGTAAGACATGAATGAGCATTCAGTCAATTAGTTTTATGAAAGTGCTGGGTATTCTGAGAGTATCAGAGGGATTGCAGGATGTTATATGGAGGATTGTTTTTTCCGCTGGGAGTATGGTGCGGGGCATTGGGGTGGATGAAGTGCATTGCGGAGTGTAATGGAGCGGTTCACGGGCGGTATTGAGCGGTCGGCAGCGTGAATAGAGCGGTATACTGGCAGAATGGAGCAGTTCGGGGTGGCAATTGAGCGGTTCGCAAAGTGAATGGAGCGGTTCGCCGCCCCTGGCGCAATGGTCAGCCAGGAGCGAGGAACCGCAGCTGGGTGCCGAAGTGGCGGTGTGCAGCTTGCTGCCGGGCTGCAGGGATCTGCAGGAGGACGGCGGTCGCCGGCCCAGCAGAGGTATACAGGTCGACGGGAGTGTCAACCGGGACCGCGCCGGGCGCAGCCTGCTGCAGTTCAGCGAGGAGTCCGCCCGAGCCGGCGGGCCAGATGCGTCCGGTCAGCTGCTGCCTCCGTGCCTCATTCAGTTTGGCGAGCGATGCGATCTCCTCCGATTGTTCCAATACGGCATTGCCGGAGAGCGGGGTACCATAGGTGAACCAGTCGCCTGAATCAGTCGGAGAGCCGTCCGTCTTCCGCCCGATGAACGTCACGGCGAGCGCCGACTGGCGGAGCGCCATGTTCGTCTCGCTGCTGCCGCTGATCGGCGGGATTGGTTTCCCGATTTCATCGAAAACGTCCCGGATCCCTTCGCAATAAGGCTCCCAGCTGGCCTCCCCGCTGAAATTGTGCAGCAGGACGGCTTCCGGTTCCGCATCCGCCGCCCACTGTTCGAGCAGGCAGACGCGGGCTGCGAACCGCGCCGTCATGCGGTCCGGCACAGCGACGAGATCCTCCCGCTTCTGCCCGATGCCGCCGGAGTTGTCGGTCGTGATGATGAGACCGCCGATCTCGAGCGCATTCCGCAGCCCGGTCACTCGCCGTCTTTCGCTTTCTTCTTGTCCTCGGTGCGGAACACTTTCGCACTGCGGACGTATTCGTTGTCCTGCACATCGGCCCGTTTGTTGACGATGCGCGCTGCGACGAACAGGTAATCGGAGAGGCGGTTCAAATAGCGCTGCACGGTGCCCGGTACATCCTCTTCCTGTTTCATGAGCGTCACGGTGACGCGTTCCGCCCGACGTGTGACCGTCCGGCATACGTGCAGGGCCGCGGCTGCCTTCGATCCGCCCGGCAGGATGAACTTCTCGAGCGGCGGCGCTTCTTCCATCAGTTCATCGATCCGCTGCTCGAGCACCCCGATCGGCTCATCAGACAGCTTATAATGCCGCTCTTTCATGACGTTCGCAAGGTCACCGCCGCCGTCGAACAGTTCGTTCTGGACGGCTTCGAGATCGTCGAAGATATCCCGGCATGCCGTCTGGTCGAGTTCCGCCATCGCCTGGCCGATGAATGAATTCAGTTCATCGATCGTTCCGTACGCTTCCACCCGGAGGCTGTCTTTGTCGACACGGCCGCCGATCAGGCTCGTCTGCCCTTTGTCACCTGTTTTCGTATACAGTTTCATGAGTAATCCTCTCCCTATTTCAGTTTTTGCGGGATGCCGAACCAGATCCGGGTCACGGATTCCGCTTCGTGTGCGAGACGCTGGCTGAGCCGGCCGCACGCATCCCGGAGCGCGCGTTCCTGCGGATCCGCCGGCACGATGCCGCGCCCGATGTCCGTCATGATGACGGTGACGTTGCGGTCCTTGACGAACGACAGCAGTTCTCCGGCTGCCCGCTCTTCATCCGCAAGGTGCCCGGCCATCCATTGCCCGGGCTCGCACAGGACGAGCGGCCGGTCTGCCGGAATCCCGGCGGCCGACGTCAGATCGAACGGGCCTTCTTCACCGAGCCAGACAGCCCGTTCTCCGAGCAGTCCCCTCACATATCTCCGTTTTCCATTGGCAACTCCGCCGAGTATGACGTGCATCGCCGTCCCTCCTTCCAAGCAGCGGCCGACGCCCAGTACAGGCGGTGGCGGCTTCCGTGCGGGACATCCCACTCCCAGAAGCCCCGTTCCTCCGGTGCGAAACGGGCCAGCAGCAGCCGGATCGGCCCGCCGTGCGTGACGGCCCGGGCGCCCGCCGGAAGTGAGCGGAACGCGTCAGCCACCCGTCTTTCCATCTGCAGCAGCGATTCCCCGTCCGGCGGGGAAACCTGCAGCGGATCATCCACCCAGCGCCGGTATGCTGTATTGTTTTCAAGCTGCGCATACGTTTTCCCTTCAAATTCCCCGAAATTGCATTCGCGGAACCGGCTGTCCGGCACGTAGCGGGCTCCGGGATACAGCAGTTCCGCCGTCTGCCGCGCACGCAGCAGATCGCTGCCGTACACGGTCTGCAGCTGTTCGTCCGCCGGGCCGGTTACCGCCGGGCGGATCGGTTCGTCGGACCAGCCGACGTAGGCCTTCCGTCCATTGCCGTCCGTCGGCAGATGCCGGATCAGGACAAGCTCAACACCGTGATCCACAACAGCACCTCCATCCCTTCGATGAATGCCCCGCACAAGTCACCCGTGACACCGCCGAAGTGCCGCCGGCTCCAAAAACGGAACAGCAGGACTGCTCCGGCGATGACCGCGGCCAGGGCGAGGGGCAGCATGACGGTCCCCGTGTACCGCCCGCACAGCACGACAGCCGCTCCCAGGCAGCCTGCCGTCCAGCCGGCCAGCACACTGCTGTTCAGCCGGCTCCGGAAGAAATGGGCGATGCCCGTCTCCTTGGCCGGTTCCGTGATGACGAAATAGACAGCCATGGCACTTCTGGACAAAAACGGGATGATGATGACCCAGCCCCAGCTGTCCGCATGGGCCGCTGCCCATTCGTACAGGACCGCGAACTTCAGCAGTACGAGCACCAGCAGGCCGAGCACCCCGAACGCGCCGATCCGCGGATCGCCGAGGATCTCATGACGTCGTTTTCGATCTTGATATGAAAAGAACGCATCACACGTATCCGCAACGCCGTCGAGATGGAGCCCTCCTGTCAGGATGACGCCCGCCGCAAGCATGAGTGCAGCGGTCAGGAGCGGGCTGAACCCCGCATATGCTCCAGCCGCATGGATCCCGAGCATCAGGATTCCGATCAGCGCGCCGACCCACGGAAGGGCGCCGTACATGACGGTGACCGTCCGCCGGTCCATCGGGAGTTCACGGCGCACCGGCAGGCTCGTGAAGAACTGCAGGGCGAGCAGGAGACCGGTCATGGCCGTCCCTCCCCGCCATCAATGAGCGAGCGGATGAATGGCCAGTCGACCGCCTTCCGGACGTGCGCCGCCCAGCCGTCATACTTGTCGCCGCCCGCTGTATAAGCGGCGATCTCTCTGTCGGCGTCCTCCTCGGCGATGCCATGAGCCGGCAGATGCGGGATGATTCCCGCAACAGGTATCCCGGTGTAGGATTCAAGCCACTCGACACCGTCCCGGAACGATGCCGGATCGCCTTTGAATTGATTGATGACAATCGCTTTGACACGGGCCCGCTCATTGGGGCGCAGGAGTGCGAGTGTCCCTGCGATGGATGCGAACACGCCGCCCCGGTCGATGTCTGCCACGAGGATCACGGGGACGTCAGCCATCTCCGCGATGCGCATGTTGGTGATGTCACGGTCGCGGAGATTCATCTCCACCGGGCTGCCTGCCCCTTCGATGACGAGGGCGTCGTATGCCGCTGCCAGCGTATCGAGTGACGAGCGGATCGTCCGGAGCGCTTCCTCGAAATACTGCTCACGGTACGCCAGACCGTCTGTCGGCATAAGCGGGCGTCCGCAGAATGTTCCCGTCAGTATGCCGTCCGGCCCCGGCTGCAGGATAATCGGATTCATGGCGGAGACGGCTTCCGTACGGGCGGCCTCCGCCTGGATCGCCTGCGCCCGGCTGATCGGGATGCCGTCCGATGCCGGGACGCTGTATGGCGACAGGTTCTGCGACTTGAACGGCGCCGTCCGGATTCCCTCTTCTGCGAGCAGCCGGCAGAATGCCGTGCAGACGAGACTCTTTCCCACGTCGGATGCGGTGCCCATCACCATGATACCTTTCATCGGGCGCCGCCCCCTTTGTGGAACACCGGAATGCCGCTGTCCATTTCGACTGCGATATCTGCCCGCAGAGCGAGCTGCTGGTGGAGACGACCGAGCCATTCCGTGTAGCTGCGGGTCGTTTCGTCGTCTTTCAGCGGTTCATCGAACACTTCATTGGACACGATGGCGAGCACGCCGGCGGTTTCCAGTATTTCATCGAGCGTCGTGAGCAGACGCTCCATTTTGCGCTCCAGGCAGCCGGGTTCCAGGATGCAAGGCGTGCCCGTCTCCCAGCCCGTGAATGCCTCATTTGCAAGCCAGGTCGTCGCACAGTCCCACAGCACATGGTCGCCGGGCTGCAGCTGCGGTACCGCGTCCCCGAGATCGACCGGCTGCTCGATGGTGACCCAGCCGTCGCCAGCCCGGCCGGCTTTGTGCCGTTCGATCCGAGCTTTCATCTCGGCATCATCCGGCCGGCCGGAGGCGATGTAGACGAGCCGGCCGCCGGTCTTTGCAGCCCTCTCTTTGACGAATGACTCCGCAAAGGCGCTTTTGCCGCTGCGCACTCCCCCGCAGATGAAGGCGAGCGTCCCCCTGCTGAATAGTTCATCAAGCGCTTTCCGCAGCCGCTCCATATCGCGGGCGGTCTTCATGCCGATCCGGAGCCAGCGTCCGTCGAGCCCTCGGAAATTCTCCGTATGCCGCACGACCAGCCCCTGTTCGAGCAGGCCTTTCAGGACAGAATCTGCGGACCGGGATGCCGGCGGCTTGAACAGCAGGAAATTTGCAGCAGACGGCAGCACCGTACAGCCATGCGACCTGAGGAACTCCGTCATCTTCACACGCTCGGCTGCGGCCCGGCTGACCGCTTTCTGGCGGTAGTCCTCCTGCTTCAGACAGAGCGCGCCGATCTGCGCGGCGACTGCATTGACATTCCAATGCGGGGCCATGGTGCGCAGACGGCCGATCCGTTCAGGATGCGCGACTGCATACCCGAGCCGGATGCCAGGGACCGCATACAGCTTCGTCATCGACCGGACGACGGTGAGGTGATCGAATTCCCCGATGTCCGGGATGAAGGAATGGGCTTCGTCCGCCCAGTCGATGAAGGCTTCATCCAGAATGACAT comes from Sporosarcina trichiuri and encodes:
- the cobD gene encoding threonine-phosphate decarboxylase CobD, yielding MHLPEHGANPHMLYRQLNIPVPPAVTDFSENCNPAGPPAAVFRHWESLYPAIVRYPDPSGEPFLSAAAAYHGVAAERILPGNGAAELLSLLAQQYAGKRAILIDPAFSEYEATLTAAGAHIIRIQAQETGGFALPADEIREQLAGADVLYLCTPNNPTGLLPDRRILRGLIEEAGQAHCDVILDEAFIDWADEAHSFIPDIGEFDHLTVVRSMTKLYAVPGIRLGYAVAHPERIGRLRTMAPHWNVNAVAAQIGALCLKQEDYRQKAVSRAAAERVKMTEFLRSHGCTVLPSAANFLLFKPPASRSADSVLKGLLEQGLVVRHTENFRGLDGRWLRIGMKTARDMERLRKALDELFSRGTLAFICGGVRSGKSAFAESFVKERAAKTGGRLVYIASGRPDDAEMKARIERHKAGRAGDGWVTIEQPVDLGDAVPQLQPGDHVLWDCATTWLANEAFTGWETGTPCILEPGCLERKMERLLTTLDEILETAGVLAIVSNEVFDEPLKDDETTRSYTEWLGRLHQQLALRADIAVEMDSGIPVFHKGGGAR